The sequence below is a genomic window from Anopheles cruzii chromosome 3, idAnoCruzAS_RS32_06, whole genome shotgun sequence.
TTTCTCGTCatcctcgtcgctgctgctcgaggacACGGTCAGATTCGTCTagacggaaaagaaatggcgaaaaaattacaaaaatgcCAATTATTTTCTAGCGCAGCAACTTTTCAAGCTTAACTTAGCAACCCTCTTGGGAAAGCAACGTATCGTCAATGGTTGCCAACGATAACGGTAGATGAAACATAAAGTGCCTACTAGTGCAAtgggaatgttttattttctaccgattaaaaccgaaaagtgtcagagcgaaaagaaacataCGTTGAACAAACTCATTCATGTAAACGAAGGTTATCCGAGTAGACTAGCTTAcgcgaaatatttcaaaagtTAAAATTGTTTATATTGCGCAAAGTTGTTCACTCGGAAaacccttttctttcttccgcgCTTTACTTTCCTGTATACGGTATTATATGCGCGCAACAGAGTTCTAAACTTGTGCTTCCACGtttctgttattttttgctctcAACCATGAAACTTGCTCCGTACCGTAGCGTATACGgtagcaaaattaattaaaaacttttgcATCGAATCTATGCTCCAATTTTTCAACGAATTTCGGTCGAAGTGCTCCTGTTGCCTGCCCCTCAAAGGACGACCTGTAGAGTAAGTTCACTTCTACTGCAAAATATGCATCGCAAACATACGCACGCCACTCATTAGCTTGGGGAATTCATTTTGGTCTACAGTACCGTCGCAATAAAAGCCACCATGCACCCAGAAAGCTTACCTTCTTCCGTTTCAGCATCTTTTGCTTCTTGGCAGCCGTTCCACCGCTTCTTGTCGTGCCCATCATCGTTCTTGCTGCTGCACTGGTGAGACCTCTACCAGCTGACTTTTTACTACCTTGTTGCTGATCGCCCGCAGTACTGCTAGAGTCACTGTCGCTGTTGCTTGTGCAGGAGGAATAGGACGAACTGGGCGAACTCGAATCACTTTCACTGACGTTCTTTTTCTGTCGACCGGACGAAGCCACGATGCCACTGGCCGGTGATCGTTTCCTCATTTTGGCAGAATGCGTTCGACTCTCGGTTCCCAACTTTCTTCCATCAGCAACCTTGGCATTCGTCgagtgacgatgatgatgatgatgatggtgatggtgcgagTCAACGGTGTTCACGGTTGCTGCCCGGCCTACCGCCGACTCCATCATGGCACTCTTTCCATCACAAATAGTTCCCGCACCACCTACGGAGCCCGAAGCTGACGGTCCACCTTGCATTGGCGGTAACGCGCTACTTGTTTTGCCGCCACCATCTCCGACATTCTGCTGAGTTTGGACATCCGCCGGCGATGGTACCCGTGGCTGTTGACACGTTTGCTGATGGCTACCTTGCACGGGAGACCCTCCGATCGTCGGGGAAGGCGTTGGTGTGGCATTGGATTGGCTTCGAGGAATGGCTATCTTCATTCGAAGTCCGGCACTATCGGAACTGCAATGGAAGAACAGTCAATTGCTGATTAACATATTGCGACAAAAACcaagaataataataaatgtcCCAGGTTTATCTTACCTCATAACACTAAACTGCTGCGGCTTCTCGGGTGGTGGGGCTCCACTACTACTCTTCTTGCTGCTCGTTTTGCTCGTGGATGCCGAGGAGGAATCGGAATCGCTGGACGAGTCCGACCCATCGTCGGAAtccgaagacgacgaagaagaggaagatgATGAGAGGGGCGATTTGCTATTATCGGCCGGATTCGTGTCCGCCGAACTGCTCTTCACGGTTGTCATTTTACATTGATTGTTGACCTAGTTGCTTCAACGTAGATGCTCGATGGCCGAATGTTTGAGACCACAATGCATCCAACCACCATCCAACAATAAGCGTTTCAATTCCGATCAAGCCATGCACACGATAAGTCCAATATTTCAGAACTGGGCCAAAGTTCAAGCATAGCCTAGAATGCAAAGGATAAGACAAGTGTTAGAAACTTATATGTTCTCACACATTACCAACCGAACGTACATAACTAATGGACCCCGTGTTCGCAGCCCGTAAATTATTCGACTTACAAAAGTGCACCACATGAAAGTGCCAATAATTAATGTGGGAAGAGGCGTGACGAGCATTATGATGGATAACTGTATGAATCATCCATTGGAAGCTTCAATGCTTCTGCGAAGCTATCCTTGAGCCCTTTCACAAACTTTTGGCAGGTAGCCAAAGTAAACGGTCCACACACCCGCAATGACCACGGGCAAGGACCGTCCGATATCGTCCATCATAACTTGGGATGAAGGAGTTGGAAAAACGGGCTGAATACACAGAGAAAACAGAGGGTCAGCAAACGGAACATGATACTCAAGGTCGGGTACGGACGAGTTTATGGGCTGAGTGGAACTATTTGCCCTTGGATTACATCACGTAGGCAAGTGCCGGTTGAAATTTTCGAATTCTTTCAGCTAATTATTTTTAAAGCTGTCACAGgctttgtttcattttccattttggtATTGttattggaacaaattagctCAAAGCGCTAAGTATGGCTGAGTTTTGACAGACAATAACGACTTTAAGCGATCACGGTGGCCTCCAGTTGTTGGATATGACATCATTTCGAAATTCGATGCCTACCTTGTTTCTAATACGCAAAGGAGGCTAATGTGTTGGATGGGAAACGAAAAAATTACAGCAATCCGAGAATATTGGTAATATTGAATTCAAGGAATGAAACATGcaactttttcttcaacttcatgcaaattaaatcaattcTGCACAAAAAGAATTGCACGAAACGTGTGCTAAAAAGGTTCtagctcagcagcagcagcacgaagCAACAGTAAGTTTGCATGTTTCGTTCACATTCACCGCTAACCAACaaatatcgatttttcttAATTCCAGCACACAGACAACCTGTATGCAAATGTTCATCTCCAAACGCAACACCGACAACGGCAACTACAGGAAAAACCAGTAGAATTCCATTGAAAACGGAGACAAATATTTAGGTCATATCAGTTAAGCGATGTAACACCATTCGAAGGCGGAAGATTCGGACAGCCACTGGGCAGGGCGGCCTTTCTCGTGTTGTTGACAAAGTTGAATAGTTCAAAATACAGCAAAAAAGCATACAATGGGTTAAGTTCGGAGTAATTAATAACTCGTGGCAGGGGAACAGTAGTATCCGATTTCGTCCCACAAAATTAGGACAGGTTTTAGTTCACGAATTCGTCTTTCAAATACACGTTTCTGATGTTTTGGGAACTAAAAACACACCAGAACCTCCGCATAATAATGCCGTTTGGAGCTTTAAGTTTTACCTTCTTACGGACGAAGAAAACCACACGTTTGCTTTGATGACTGCGGCGTAGTTTATAACCCACTGGCTCGCTGCTGAtcgaaacaccaaacacaacacacgtCAAAAACACGTTGCATCGGATGGCGCATATTTGAATGGTCTTTCCCAACACACCAGCGATGACAACAGCGGGCACTGTCAGAATTAGGCAGCGGGAATAACAAAcgaacgtttgttttgttttaagtaATCTCCAGCAGGCGCGGAACGATACTTGATTCGATAAACAtcgcttcgattcgattttcacCGCGATTTCGACCGAAATTTTCGGGCGGTCACCTCGACGGACGTCTCACTCATGCTCCAGTGAAAACTACTCTAAACCGCAGCTGGCAGCTGATGCGGACCGTGCAATTTGGAGGGAACTACTCTTCTTCTCACCAACTCACACGCATTCTCACGCGCTCGACTTTTACGCCTtcctcgacgacgacaaccTTTTTGCGATCCGTTCAGCTTTAATCAGTAGCCGCCTTTTTGGTGACAATATTGCTTTTCCTGTATTCGATGATGCTCGGAACGCTATGCATTCGAAAAGCAACATTAAAAACACTCTCCGCGAAACCATTCATGCATGTACACagtgcacacacgcacacacacgcagctgAAACTTcacgttttttttataaataccAATTCTAAAATGGCGTCTCACCGCCAGACGGCGATATACCGTCAGATGGCATGCGAATTCACTTTGTTGCGATACAGTGACGATGGATTCGCAACAAAACAGTGAAAAAACTCACTACGCATATGCGCACATAGTAAAAGAAACTGTAATTGGCATACTCGTCGCTCGCAATTATGCGCTCCACAAAATTATGACACCATCACCGTATTCTGGGTTTCACATTCGAAGGTCACCAAAACGGAACACTGCAGGCTTGGCATTGCTTTTTCGGGCAACATACCTAGCTTAAACCGAGCACTCCATCGACCTTTGTTGCACTAGATTGATGCGCTCCTAACGAAAACGATGCCAACAAACCGCGGACGACGAATTTGGGACCGATTTTTTTATGCCGTCACTGCACGCACTTTCGACTCTTGCCGTGCCTCATCGTTCACCATATGAACACTTAGCGAAAAGATGCTTCTGACATCATAATATTTACACTTAGCGCACAGCGGCCATGTCAACACTAAACACCACCCAAAACGGGGGGAGATTGTAAgactgctgatgctgtgcaCTTTTATGTTCGcccccgaacccgaacgcgAATCTTCCGCTTCGCGATCCTGACGATAGAAAATATTTTACCGTTCCCACACAGCTCAACAAAACTTGCTGCACAAACACaatcacacagacacacacactgagagGTCAAAACGCCACAGCTTCGTTCGATATTCTTACTGCCATCGGAACGGATGTCTGTTCCATGTCGTTGCTCTACGCAAAGTACGTTGTTTACAATTCTCCTTCGTAGCACACCAGACACCCTGAAACGGTCAACGAACGCACCATCTGTCGATATTCTGTAGAATGTCACTCGCGGCTCGCGTGACAGGAAAATGACAGCCGTGAATGTCATTCGCGGCTGTGTTTCGTCGTACAGCAACCACTTTCTCAGCTCCGAATCTCACGCCTTCTCATATTCGCCAGTGAGAAGCGACCGAGCGTGAGCTGGTTCGATGTTTCATTCGATGTTTCtatgttattttttgttagcTCAGTAAATGGGCGGGAAACTTGTTGGTCCAGACAGCATGGTGACTGAagtttcaaacaaaattatttattcactttGTTCTAAGTAATTAAAAGAGCGCATTGGAAAGAAACGCAAACCATTCATTGCTTTCACCAAAACAATTACGTCTGGATACCATCACTCTAGGATCGACTAGACGAGGCGGCGTTATCTTGCCCTGCGCCCAACAGCAAGCCGCCTCTGGCTGATAACGTATCTCCGTGCGCCGTTGCGACCGCTCACCGTCGGTATCATATATCAACGATGGCAATTAATGTGCAATCACAGTTTCTACTGACAGTTTATTGCTTGTTCCCTGTGCCGTGCTCATCGTTGATTGATAGACTAAGATTAAGATTTAATCAACCCCGGTCCAGATATTGATTTCCGTGGATAGAAAATGGTTCTTCGTCAGGAGGATGAAAATGTGCCGAAAGCGCCGTTCGGTGGGAATTCCATGCGGACGATGATACACTACGACGCAGGCGTTATACCAGAGTTTGATAAAAGTGAGCTCATCGTTTGGGTCGTGTTGGGATCGCATCGCAGTTCCGCAGGTTGATTCTTACGGTTCTTTCCTTTCGTGTTGGCCTCAGGACCTGCTTTCATCCACGTGCTACTGCTGAACAAAACAATACGCCTGTTTGTGGTCCTCGCCGTGGCCAGCGTTATCGTGCCCGTGTTTGCGtatctgtttttcttctccaagGAAATCGGTCATGGCAGCCAGCGGGACATCATTGGTACCTGTGGCCATCCGTCGTTGTATCACGTTCCGTGCGGCTCGACTAACCTTAGCCTGTCCGAGTGTCACCAGTTGGGCTGTTGCTATACTACACTCGCCACCTGTTACCATTCGTTGCCCTCCGAACACCAGCTCATCATCGGTAGCGATTGGGTCGTGGGTGCTCCCGCCATTTTGACTCCCCTTAGAAGCGCAACGCCGTATGGGCCCGCTCTTGGTGAGGTACGCTTTGACGTGTTCGTGCCCGACGATGGATCAGGACGGCTCCGGTTTTTGCTATCGAAAACGAATGCTACTGTCGCACGGGACACCTCCGTGAAGGTACTGGAAACCGCGGATGTACAGGTGCAGATCTACAATCCCACGTTCTTCCTCGAAGTGAAACGTAAAGTGGATCAAGAGGTGATCTTCTCAACGGCCCGCGGTCCACTGATCGTGACCGAGAACTTCATCGAGTGGACACTGCATCTCGGGGCGGACATTCTGTTTGGGCTCGGTCGAGCATACCTGGAACCGGGCAACAAATACCTGCTGCTAAACAGCCAGAATTCCTCCGCCATTCCGATCGTGATGGGCTACAGTAGGTTCAGGGGCCACACTGGTGGACACCAGACAGGAAAGTACTCACCGATTGCTTATTGGTTTCAGACGCGAAGCTTAAGCTGTTCAATGGCGTCATCTTCAACACGCCCGGTTTGACCGAGGTGGAAATCCTGGGCTCGCGACTTATTATCGTACGTGCGCAGCTGGCTGAAAGCTTCGATCTGCAGTTCTTGGCTGGCCCCACTCCGGCCGCTCTCCTGCAACAATCGAAAGCGATCCTTCGGAACCAGTATAGCCCGCCCTACTGGTCGTACGGAGTGCACGTCTGTAATCAGTCACCGAAGCGCAACCTCACGGTGGTCCGCCACGATCTCGAGCAGCTGCTCAACCAAACGATCATGTTCGATTCACACTGTCTCCACAACGATCAGTTCTGGATCTCCGACAACATGGCGCTCGACAAGGACGTCGAGTATCTCATACAGACGCTGAGGAACGCGGAGAAAAAGTTCGTCCCATCGCTAGTCCTTGCCGTACGCTACGGGGGTAATCCGAGTTTTATTGACGCCCGCGAACACGGCATCCTGCTTCGGGCGCGATCGACGCTACTACCCTACCAGGGCCGGCTGCGGAACCGTACCGTGGTGTACATCGATTGGCGTACTTCGCAAGCGGCCAACCTTTCGGCGTGGTTCGAGTCGCAGTGGCACAAGATCGCCAACCTGGCCGCCGATGGATACACACTCGAGGAGGTGAACCCACGCGATGACCGAAACAATACCTTGCCCGGACCTGGTCAACTGGTTTATCAGCCGGAGCAGCTAAA
It includes:
- the LOC128275231 gene encoding lysosomal alpha-glucosidase-like, coding for MVLRQEDENVPKAPFGGNSMRTMIHYDAGVIPEFDKRPAFIHVLLLNKTIRLFVVLAVASVIVPVFAYLFFFSKEIGHGSQRDIIGTCGHPSLYHVPCGSTNLSLSECHQLGCCYTTLATCYHSLPSEHQLIIGSDWVVGAPAILTPLRSATPYGPALGEVRFDVFVPDDGSGRLRFLLSKTNATVARDTSVKVLETADVQVQIYNPTFFLEVKRKVDQEVIFSTARGPLIVTENFIEWTLHLGADILFGLGRAYLEPGNKYLLLNSQNSSAIPIVMGYNAKLKLFNGVIFNTPGLTEVEILGSRLIIVRAQLAESFDLQFLAGPTPAALLQQSKAILRNQYSPPYWSYGVHVCNQSPKRNLTVVRHDLEQLLNQTIMFDSHCLHNDQFWISDNMALDKDVEYLIQTLRNAEKKFVPSLVLAVRYGGNPSFIDAREHGILLRARSTLLPYQGRLRNRTVVYIDWRTSQAANLSAWFESQWHKIANLAADGYTLEEVNPRDDRNNTLPGPGQLVYQPEQLNASLLELVPWSTVLSDSVQLVLSQHNRIGVGALETVQRLAASNALLIAEGHDVHSRAALLPSNVSTSWIALRSEVDRIIGLSVVGISFTGTPVCGNGPLERPNVAEELCIRWYQFGSLLPLFRVSADRTPDRFSRYAQRLMHAALRRRFALLEMFHTLILEDTAYLRPMFYHYEESANFTLELWEQFMIGEALLVAPVLLPQMTQIAIYFPDTFYELWSGQEMPANDVLQYSVVDSDLPMFLRPGFILPVRDVVEEHTSLDGGRVSVPVSVERSRLKPITLIGAFACNVRRWKCSTVGHVLFLPGFQLDFGVDLDEQIVVSVRAHVTAPETARQEACSSSATLNATITSLRLYGHPNYSQPLEYAVEYDFCQESTKRVELPNAHRKGPADFYGNFS